One Variibacter gotjawalensis genomic window, TGCATGAACCTGGCGATAGTCGCGATTGTCGTCCGCTGCCGTCAGTGCGCGCAACGTATTCTCGGCACTCTCGCCGGCCCGCATCATGGCGAGCCCGTGAACCCCGTAAAGTGGATTGGTATACGACTGGGTTGCAACAGCTCCGGCATCACCCGCCGCGTGCGGAACCCAACCACCAACCGCAAAAGCACATGTGGAAACTGCAATTCCGAAAAGGCCGCTCTCAATATCGCGAGCGACGATCAACCACGTCATTCTTATCTCCCTGCCGCGTAACCCTGCATGCCGCGCGGATTGGCGGCGGCGCGGCGCCGCTTACCGAGCTTCGATGCCGCGGTCAAACGGCCTTCCGACCAATCCGGCCCGACCTCGACTTCGTGGCCGCGGCGCTCAAGTTCCTTGATCGTCGCCTGCGGCACGCGGCCCTCGACAACGAGAACGCCAGGGCGAGCCGTGCGCGGCCAGAACGAAATCGGAAAATGCTCGGAGTGCCAGGCCGGCGCATCAATCGACTCTTGCAGATTCATGCCGGCATGAACGTGACGCAGGAAGAATTGCGTCGTCCATTGGTCCTGCTGATCGCCCCCGGGCGAGCCCCAGGCGAGATATGGCTCGCCGTCGCGCAGTGCGAGCGTAGGCGACAGTGTCGTGCGCGGGCGTTTGTTTGGCGCAAGAGCGCCCGGATGCCCGTCTTCCAGCCAGAACATCTGGCCGCGAGTGCCGAGCGGGAAACCGAGTTCCGGAATGACCGGCGATGAATGCAGCCAACCGCCCGACGGCGTCGCCGACACGATGTTTCCGTCGCGATCAACGATGTCGAAATGCACGGTGTCGCCGCGCATCGCGCCCTGCCGCGAGATCGGCGCTTCACCTGAAAGTTTGCCGACCGTCGGCTCGCCGGCACCTGCGGCCGTCATGCCGAATTCCTCGAGGCGGCGCAGTTTGAGCACCGAGCCGAAACCTTCGACCGAACCCGGCCGCTGATCGAGCGAGGCCTGTTCACCAATCAGCTTGCGGCGCTCGTCGTTGTAGGCGTCGGACAGGAGCGTCTCGATCGGCACGTCGACGAAGTTCGGATCGCCGTAGAATTTCTCGCGGTCGGCGTAAGCGAGCTTCGCAGCTTCGACCTGCAGATGGATGAAATCCGGCCCGGCCGGATCGAGCCCATCGAGCGCGAAGCCCTTCAGCAGCGCGAGCTGCTGCAGCATCACGGGGCCTTGGCTCCACACACCGCCCTTGCACACCGTGTAGCGGCCATAGTCATACGTCTGCGGCGCTTCGATGCCGGGCGTCCAGCGCGCCATATCGTCGGCGGTCAGCATGCCACCATGCGGCTCGCCGCTCGTGTCCATCCACTTCGTCTCAGCGCAGAAGCGGCCGATCGCCTCGGCGACGAAACCATGCGACCAGGCTTTCCGCGCCCGCTCGATCTCGGCTTCGCGATTGCCGCCGCCGGACTCGGCTTCCTTCAGGATGCGGCGATAGGTGGCCGCCATCGTCTTGTTGGTGAAGATGTCGCCCGGCTGCGGCGGCTGCCCGTTCGCGAGATAAATCTCCGCCGATGTCGGCCAATGCTGCGTGAAGAGTTCGCGCACCGTATCGATCGTCGCGGTCACGCGCTCGACCACCGGATAACCCTCGTCCGCGTATGTGATCGCGGCTTCCAGCACGTCGCGCAGGCGCATCGTTCCGTAGTCGCGCAGTATCAGCATCCAGCTCTCGAAGGTGCCGGGGACGCACGCGATGAGGAGGCCGGTGCCCGGCATCATGTCGAGCCCCATCGCGCGATACTTCGCGATCGTCGCTCCCGACGGAGCCGGACCTTGCCCGCAGATGACTTCCGTTTTGCCGCGCCGCACGTCGTGCAGGATGATCGGCACGTCACCGCCCGGACCGTTGAGATGCGGCTCGACCACCTGCAGCGTGAACGCTGTCGCGACCGCGGCGTCGAAAGCGTTACCGCCGCGCTCCAAGATGCCCATGCCGACAGCCGTCGCCAGCCAGTGCGTCGAGGTGACGACGCCGAACGTACCCTCGATTTCGGGGCGGGTCGTGAACGGGCCGGTATTGACGATGCTCATGTGTGCACTCGCTTTTTTGGTTGCCGGAACCTACCGCGTCGCACACCGAACCACCAGGGCCGAGAACCTGGATTGCCGGCCGCCAGGGTTGCAAACCGCGCATCGATCGGCCTCTAATTCTGCCCATGGACACGAAAACACCCGTTGATCCAACGCTGGATCCCTCGATTGCCGCCTGCATCGCAGAAGCCGTGCGCCGCGGCGCCGTCAGGCGCGACCTCACCAACATTCCGGGTGCGCGCGAGCAAATGCGCCGCGAGCAAGCGTGGTGGTCGGAAGGCCAACCGCAGCCGGCCGAGATCATCAACGACACACTCGACGTCGGCGGCCGCGCGCTGCGCATCCGCCTCTATCGCCCGACCCTGGATGTCACCGGCCCGACGTTGCTCTATTTGCATGGCGGCGGCTGGTGCATCGGCGATCTCGATACGCACGACAACTGCGCGCGCGCGCTCGCGATGAGCAGCAACTTCGTCGTCGTCTCGCTCGACTATTCCTGCGCGCCGGAAGCTCCCTTCCCGGCCGCATTCGACGAGGTATCGGCCGCAGCCCGCGCGTTGCGCGGCCCCGAGGGCCAGCGCCTCAACGTCGATGCAACAAAGCTCGCGATCGCGGGCGATTCCGCCGGCGCCAATCTCGCACTCGCCGGCGCGCTCGCGCTGCGCGACGCCGGCACGCCCGCGCAAGCGCTCGGACTGTTCTACGGCGCCTTCGACACGTCGCTCGAAACAAGCTCGTATCGCGGCTTCGGCGACGGACGCTATGGCCTGTCGCGCGGCGAGATGGCCCAGTTCTACCAATACTACGCCCCGACCGCGACGGACGATCCGCGCGTCGCGCCGCTGCGCGCCGATCTCGCCGCCGCACCGCCCTGCTACATGATCGCCTGCGGGCTCGACGTGCTGCGCGACGACTCGCTCAAGCTCGCCGCTGCGCTGACCACCGCCGGCATCCGTTTCCGACTCGATTATGTGCCCGGCGCAACGCACGGCTTCCTGCGCTTCGGCAATGCGGCCGATGCGTCGCGCAACGCGTTGTCGGAGGCCGGGCGTTACTTGGCGTCGGTGATTTAGTAGCCGACAGTGAAGCGCTTACGGCTGTG contains:
- a CDS encoding gamma-glutamyltransferase family protein, producing MSIVNTGPFTTRPEIEGTFGVVTSTHWLATAVGMGILERGGNAFDAAVATAFTLQVVEPHLNGPGGDVPIILHDVRRGKTEVICGQGPAPSGATIAKYRAMGLDMMPGTGLLIACVPGTFESWMLILRDYGTMRLRDVLEAAITYADEGYPVVERVTATIDTVRELFTQHWPTSAEIYLANGQPPQPGDIFTNKTMAATYRRILKEAESGGGNREAEIERARKAWSHGFVAEAIGRFCAETKWMDTSGEPHGGMLTADDMARWTPGIEAPQTYDYGRYTVCKGGVWSQGPVMLQQLALLKGFALDGLDPAGPDFIHLQVEAAKLAYADREKFYGDPNFVDVPIETLLSDAYNDERRKLIGEQASLDQRPGSVEGFGSVLKLRRLEEFGMTAAGAGEPTVGKLSGEAPISRQGAMRGDTVHFDIVDRDGNIVSATPSGGWLHSSPVIPELGFPLGTRGQMFWLEDGHPGALAPNKRPRTTLSPTLALRDGEPYLAWGSPGGDQQDQWTTQFFLRHVHAGMNLQESIDAPAWHSEHFPISFWPRTARPGVLVVEGRVPQATIKELERRGHEVEVGPDWSEGRLTAASKLGKRRRAAANPRGMQGYAAGR
- a CDS encoding alpha/beta hydrolase fold domain-containing protein, with protein sequence MDTKTPVDPTLDPSIAACIAEAVRRGAVRRDLTNIPGAREQMRREQAWWSEGQPQPAEIINDTLDVGGRALRIRLYRPTLDVTGPTLLYLHGGGWCIGDLDTHDNCARALAMSSNFVVVSLDYSCAPEAPFPAAFDEVSAAARALRGPEGQRLNVDATKLAIAGDSAGANLALAGALALRDAGTPAQALGLFYGAFDTSLETSSYRGFGDGRYGLSRGEMAQFYQYYAPTATDDPRVAPLRADLAAAPPCYMIACGLDVLRDDSLKLAAALTTAGIRFRLDYVPGATHGFLRFGNAADASRNALSEAGRYLASVI